In Panicum virgatum strain AP13 chromosome 4N, P.virgatum_v5, whole genome shotgun sequence, a single window of DNA contains:
- the LOC120670497 gene encoding autophagy-related protein 101-like isoform X1, which produces MNCETCQLKELELETTEIRDVLRCILHTIFFHRTLSLVRPKDVDCDFLEITYVQCGLPELEKEVDEKIDQFIAWVEKHPNRKSQVCLSFFDEKSKNPGWFVNKTERIYWEQWFINLHVMSPKRYSKSNSSKGLTNIGGNALEETSSRRAALESSINEVLFQIINFANEKKDHIPAIPDRIFNHEIMIPSSSDSVFGWNTDVIRRVLNSGHPYSL; this is translated from the exons ATGAACTGCGAAACCTGTCAGCTGAAGGAGCTG GAGCTGGAAACAACAGAGATCAGGGATGTGCTGCGAT GCATCTTGCATACCATATTCTTCCATAGAACCCTCAGCCTCGTTCGCCCCAAAGATGTTGACTGTGATTTCCTTGAGATCACTTAC GTCCAATGTGGGCTCCCAGAACTAGAAAAGGAAGTAGATGAAAAGATAGACCAGTTCATTGCTTGGGTGGAGAAGCACCCAAATCGCAAAAGCCAG GTGTGCCTCTCCTTTTTTGACGAGAAAAGCAAAAACCCAGGTTGGTTTGTGAACAAAACAGAGCGCATTTATTGGGAACAATGGTTCATCAATTTGCATGTTATGAGCCCAAAAAGATACAGCAAATCAAACAGCTCCAAAGGGCTAACAAACATTGGAG GGAATGCCTTGGAGGAGACTAGCTCAAGGCGTGCTGCATTGGAGTCTTCAATTAATGAAGTGCTATTCCAGATCATTAACTTCGCCAACGAAAAAAAGGACCACATTCCTGCCATCCCTGACAGAATTTTCAATCACGAGATCATGATCCCAAG CTCCTCGGATTCTGTATTTGGATGGAACACCGACGTCATCCGCAGAGTGCTGAACAGTGGGCATCCCTACTCACTTTAG
- the LOC120670497 gene encoding autophagy-related protein 101-like isoform X2 has product MNCETCQLKELELETTEIRDVLRCILHTIFFHRTLSLVRPKDVDCDFLEITYVQCGLPELEKEVDEKIDQFIAWVEKHPNRKSQVCLSFFDEKSKNPGWFVNKTERIYWEQWFINLHVMSPKRYSKSNSSKGLTNIGGNALEETSSRRAALESSINEVLFQIINFANEKKDHIPAIPDRIFNHEIMIPR; this is encoded by the exons ATGAACTGCGAAACCTGTCAGCTGAAGGAGCTG GAGCTGGAAACAACAGAGATCAGGGATGTGCTGCGAT GCATCTTGCATACCATATTCTTCCATAGAACCCTCAGCCTCGTTCGCCCCAAAGATGTTGACTGTGATTTCCTTGAGATCACTTAC GTCCAATGTGGGCTCCCAGAACTAGAAAAGGAAGTAGATGAAAAGATAGACCAGTTCATTGCTTGGGTGGAGAAGCACCCAAATCGCAAAAGCCAG GTGTGCCTCTCCTTTTTTGACGAGAAAAGCAAAAACCCAGGTTGGTTTGTGAACAAAACAGAGCGCATTTATTGGGAACAATGGTTCATCAATTTGCATGTTATGAGCCCAAAAAGATACAGCAAATCAAACAGCTCCAAAGGGCTAACAAACATTGGAG GGAATGCCTTGGAGGAGACTAGCTCAAGGCGTGCTGCATTGGAGTCTTCAATTAATGAAGTGCTATTCCAGATCATTAACTTCGCCAACGAAAAAAAGGACCACATTCCTGCCATCCCTGACAGAATTTTCAATCACGAGATCATGATCCCAAG GTGA
- the LOC120670744 gene encoding nudix hydrolase 21, chloroplastic-like, which yields MAAVMMARQGRELQRYSDSTGGRIVVGCIPYRLGAGGEVEVLVISSQKKGPAGGVLIPKGGWELDESMDEAARREAAEEAGVVGETGPALGRWCYRSRSYDATYEGFVLPLRVTAELERWPEMGARRREWVSPAEAVARCPHAWMREALQRFAGTVVAGAGATAALLGSAL from the coding sequence ATGGCGGCGGTGATGATGGCGAGGCAGGGGCGGGAGCTGCAGCGGTACAGCGACAGCACCGGCGGGCGCATCGTGGTGGGGTGCATCCCGTAccgcctcggcgccggcggcgaggtggaggtgctGGTGATCAGCTCGCAGAAGAAGGGCCCCGCGGGGGGCGTGCTGATCCCCAAGGGCGGGTGGGAGCTGGACGAGTCCATGGACGAGGCGGCCCGGCGCGAggccgcggaggaggccggcgtggTCGGCGAGACGGGCCCCGCGCTGGGGCGGTGGTGCTACCGCAGCCGCAGCTACGACGCGACCTACGAGGGATTCGTGCTCCCGCTGCGCGTCACGGCGGAGCTGGAGCGGTGGCCCGAGATGGGCGCCCGCCGCCGGGAGTGGGTCTCCCCCGCCGAGGCCGTCGCGCGGTGCCCGCACGCGTGGATGCGCGAGGCGCTGCAGCGCTTCGCCGGCACCGTCgtcgccggggccggggccacggcggcgctccTCGGCTCCGCCCTGTAG